The Arachis hypogaea cultivar Tifrunner chromosome 14, arahy.Tifrunner.gnm2.J5K5, whole genome shotgun sequence genome has a segment encoding these proteins:
- the LOC112740863 gene encoding beta-carotene isomerase D27, chloroplastic, producing the protein MVVLSFQVVLPIPSPQHQHRRTVRNGNGGNRNNVTWCGIAEPSGEPAPLGQKTRYNDSVVEKAFMTLFARKMEKFAEPVKEKKKKEEKEKKGLWDWGYDYESFVNVSKRVMERRSRAQQQEVVREVLLSMLPPGAPAQFRKLFPPTKWAAEFNAALTVPFFHWLVGPSEVVEVEVNGVKQKSGVHIKKCRYLENSGCVGMCVNMCKIPTQDFFTNEFGLPLTMIPNFEDMSCDMVYGQAPPPFEEDPVSKQPCYAEICSVSTPSSSVCPKLQS; encoded by the exons ATGGTGGTTCTGAGCTTCCAAGTTGTGCTTCCAATCCCTTCACCACAACACCAGCACCGCAGAACTGTAAGAAATGGCAATGGCGGCAACAGGAATAACGTGACGTGGTGTGGGATAGCGGAACCTTCCGGTGAGCCTGCTCCTTTGGGACAGAAGACGCGTTACAATGATAGCGTGGTGGAGAAGGCGTTCATGACTCTGTTTGCAAGAAAGATGGAGAAGTTTGCAGAACCtgtgaaagagaagaagaagaaggaggagaaggagaagaagggttTGTGGGATTGGGGTTATGACTACGAGAGCTTTGTGAATGTGTCGAAGAGGGTGATGGAGCGTAGGTCACGTGCTCAGCAGCAGGAAGTCGTTAGAGAAGTTCTCTTGTCCATGCTTCCTCCAGGTGCGCCTGCTCAG TTCAGGAAACTGTTTCCACCAACAAAATGGGCTGCAGAGTTTAATGCTGCATTGACAGTGCCTTTTTTCCATTGGTTAGTTGGGCCTTCTGAG GTTGTGGAAGTAGAGGTAAATGGGGTGAAGCAAAAAAGTGGCGTCCATATAAAGAAATGCAG GTACTTGGAGAACAGTGGCTGTGTGGGAATGTGCGTCAATATGTGCAAGATTCCTACCCAAGATTTTTTCACTAACGAATTCGGACTTCCATTGACAATGATTCCGA ATTTTGAAGATATGAGTTGTGATATGGTGTACGGCCAAGCCCCACCCCCATTTGAAGAGGACCCAGTTTCAAAACAACCTTGTTATGCAGAAATCT GTTCTGTTTCAACTCCAAGTTCCAGTGTGTGTCCTAAACTACAATCTTGA
- the LOC140178397 gene encoding uncharacterized protein, which translates to MSLDGKGCKDEGFEISGNLKISWASQLYESAYGYKVSYKKVWLVKQKAIARIYGDWDDLYNQLQRYFNVLQTFIPGTIVDLQTRPYYVGNTLDRDSVMFQQVLWPFLSCVEACKHCKPLVSVDGTHLCGKYTGTLLMGIVQDENNNILLIAFVLVERENTDPWYFFLTHLKRHIATKPGILLISDRHAVIKAVLERDGCGWKHNVYCVRHIASNFATNFKSKEAKGHLVNATYSKMQEQAQYYLELISGKDPATSPAMMT; encoded by the exons ATGTCGTTGGATGGTAAGGGTTGTAAAGACGAGGGCTTCGAGATTTCGGGAAATCTAAAAATATCATGGGCCTCACAGTTGTATG AGTCAGCGTACGGATACAAGGTGTCTTATAAGAAGGTTTGGCTAGTGAAGCAAAAGGCAATAGCCAGAATCTATGGAGACTGGGATGACTTATACAACCAGCTGCAGAGATATTTCAACGTGTTGCAAACTTTCATTCCAG GTACAATTGTCGATCTACAAACCCGACCGTACTACGTGGGAAACACGCTAGACCGTGACAGTGTCATGTTTCAACAAGTATTATGGCCATTCCTATCGTGTGTTGAAGCATGCAAACACTGCAAGCCACTGGTTTCAGTTGACGGAACACACTTGTGTGGTAAGTACACAGGCACCCTATTGATGGGAATAGTACAGGATGAAAACAACAACATACTGCTCATAGCTTTCGTGCTTGTCGAAAGGGAGAATACAGACCCGTGGTACTTCTTTCTTACCCACCTAAAGAGGCATATAGCGACAAAGCCGGGAATTCTGCTTATCTCTGATAGGCATGCAGTTATAAAGGCTGTGTTGGAGCGAGATGGGTGTGGATGGAAACACAATGTTTATTGTGTCAGACATATTGCCTCTAACTTTGCAAcaaacttcaagagcaaggaAGCAAAAGGGCACCTCGTCAACGCGACATACTCGAAAATGCAAGAGCAGGCGCAATACTACCTTGAGTTAATTAGTGGCAAGGATCCGGCCACGTCTCCGGCAATGATGACTTAG